The window GCGCTCAACCTGCTGACGCGCAACAGCGAGAACGGCGCTAATGCGCTCTATATCTCACTTGAGGAGACGAAAGAGAGTCTGCAAGAGACCATGCGATCCATGGGTTTGAGCGAGGATTCGGACTTCATCGTTGACGTGGGAAGGCTGAGAACTGAGCACGAGGACATGGAGGAGACGGGGGACTGGATAGAGGTTCTCAAGGACTTCATCACCAAGAGGAAAAGGTATCGCAAAGTGGACCTCCTAGTCATAGACTCCCTAACGGGCCTTTACTCTTTGGCGGGGCTGGACGAGCCTCATAGAGATCTGTTCCACTTCTTCGCGTTTCTGCGGAACCTGGGAACCACGAGCTTGTTCATATTCGACCAGGGAGAGGAGGGAGTGTACCCCAATCGTGAGGATTCCATCGCCGACGGACTGTTTCACGTGGGCTTCCACTGCTTGCAGGGCGGCTCGGTCGGACTGAAGCTGAGATGCGCAAAGCTGAGGCATACAAAACATTCAATAGATTACCATGAACTAAGATTCGAAAACGGAAGATTCCTCGTGGGGCCTCTGTCTAGTAGCTCCCTCTGAGCTTATGACGGTCCACCTTGACTCCGCCCGGCGTCGCTATCAGGATGCCCTTGCCGATGCCTGCCACATCTCCACCGGTGTCACGGGCCACGGACTTCAGCTCGTTCGTTATTCTCTTGAGAGCCAGTTCATCGTTTGCTATCGAGTTATAGTCCACAATGAGTATGTTGCCGTTATAGACGTGGGCCGTGAGCTCATTGATGTCCTCATACCTGTAGACCTCGGCCACCTTCACCATCGACTTAACGCCTGTACCGAGTGTCGTCGGAACGTCCTCGAAGGTCATATCACCCAGATCGATGTACTGGTCCGTCTCCTTGACTGCCCCTTCCTTGAATTTCTTAAACGGCTTTTTGATGAAGCTCATCCTATCCCTCTGATGGGGCGGATATCGTGAACCTTCGATATAATAGTATCGTGACTGGAGGGGGAGGAAATCTCCACTGGGTTTTCCCGGGAAGGGAGGACAAGACGTCGATTCGGATCTCGCGTGCTCTTGCTAGAATGTGTCCAGGGCCATCATGCAAAAGGCCCCGCCGAAGTCGTACAGCTCGGAGAGCTTCTTGTTGGAGAGCTCTCGCACGAGGGGCGCGACCATGACCCGCCCCCAGGTTGTGCGATTGAGCTTGTAGCCCCTTCTCTCGAACCTCCTCCGTGCTAGCCTCGAAGTCTGAAGATAGGTGAGAACATACTTCTCTGCCGCTCCGGCCTCCACCAACGCCATGATTCTGTCAAATGACCTTCCGTTAGAGCATACGATCTCTCTGACAGTGACATCGTCTTCACCAGGTGCTAAGACGACATAGCCCTCCGCCTTCTCATCCTGCACGAACATGATGTTCTCTCGGGTCAGCGGCGAAGTGACGATCTTCTTGTTCAAGAAAGCGCGTTCCCTGACAACAAAACCCAGAAGCCTCCGAGTCCCGTGCCGATAGAGCCTGTCGGTTCTCCTCCAGTCCTTCTTGCGATAAGGGCGCAAGACCGTGTCCTTCGGTTTCCTGGCGACTTTAACGAGCTTCTGGGCAGAGGAGAAGGAGATGGCGTCGAAGTAGCCGAGCTTGCGGTACATGCCATAGGCAACGAGGAATTCGGTAGTTAAGAGGAAACTGATGCGTATGCCATTGTCTCGAAGAATGTCGTGAGCGGCTTCCATGAGGGTAGTGGCAATTCCCTTACGGGCCTTCCCAGGAACGACCGTGACTCCGGCGATGCCACCCACGGTTTCCTCGCCCTCGCTGGTTCGTGTCCGTATCTTTAGAGGAATGACCTGTCCGATCGTCCTCCCCCGTTCGATTGCATACACGCCAACAATGTCCATCCAGCGCTCATCATGCTTCAGATACCTCTTGACGGCTGCCTCTGTAATGG is drawn from Candidatus Thermoplasmatota archaeon and contains these coding sequences:
- a CDS encoding AAA family ATPase, translated to MNCQSYTPLVYIGERVYINISGESLVVIITLQKNVREPAQEKDKSSQIHYITSQGPLCRRGPPRERERRMPGKTLRDEVKEIQAQLAKLQKRLESLEGLEERPTARIRTYIDGFDDLIGGGIPRGHVCLLSGPSGAMKTSIALNLLTRNSENGANALYISLEETKESLQETMRSMGLSEDSDFIVDVGRLRTEHEDMEETGDWIEVLKDFITKRKRYRKVDLLVIDSLTGLYSLAGLDEPHRDLFHFFAFLRNLGTTSLFIFDQGEEGVYPNREDSIADGLFHVGFHCLQGGSVGLKLRCAKLRHTKHSIDYHELRFENGRFLVGPLSSSSL
- the sepF gene encoding cell division protein SepF — protein: MSFIKKPFKKFKEGAVKETDQYIDLGDMTFEDVPTTLGTGVKSMVKVAEVYRYEDINELTAHVYNGNILIVDYNSIANDELALKRITNELKSVARDTGGDVAGIGKGILIATPGGVKVDRHKLRGSY
- a CDS encoding GNAT family N-acetyltransferase, yielding MRIASYDETDHDEVLAMNLQAFGWPITEAAVKRYLKHDERWMDIVGVYAIERGRTIGQVIPLKIRTRTSEGEETVGGIAGVTVVPGKARKGIATTLMEAAHDILRDNGIRISFLLTTEFLVAYGMYRKLGYFDAISFSSAQKLVKVARKPKDTVLRPYRKKDWRRTDRLYRHGTRRLLGFVVRERAFLNKKIVTSPLTRENIMFVQDEKAEGYVVLAPGEDDVTVREIVCSNGRSFDRIMALVEAGAAEKYVLTYLQTSRLARRRFERRGYKLNRTTWGRVMVAPLVRELSNKKLSELYDFGGAFCMMALDTF